A region from the uncultured Holophaga sp. genome encodes:
- a CDS encoding NAD(P)H-dependent glycerol-3-phosphate dehydrogenase translates to MTRQPDIAVFGSGAWGTALAIAWARQGAHVVLWGHPQSQVDELNSTRRHPRLGQAELPPSIRVVGSPEEAFEARLWISALPTQISPRIWEGLLARTPRRPEILIHVSKGILQEGHHRLSEVLEPMIGVPVGVLSGPSFADEVALGHPAAIVLAFPPTVESSRALQLQTLLSTPLLRLYLSWDRVGVELCGALKNVLAIAAGLVDSLGLGFNARAALLTRGLAEMSRLVERLGGRSETVMGLAGMGDLLLTATGPQSRNRRFGEMLGQGISPDQATDSMGEQVVEGAFTTEAALALAEDLGVDLPITREVSRLIRGEDPKEAVARLMRRSLKTE, encoded by the coding sequence ATGACCCGTCAGCCTGATATCGCCGTTTTCGGCTCCGGGGCCTGGGGCACGGCCCTGGCCATCGCCTGGGCACGACAGGGCGCCCATGTCGTCCTTTGGGGCCATCCCCAGTCCCAGGTGGATGAGCTGAACTCGACCCGGCGGCACCCCCGTCTGGGGCAGGCTGAGCTGCCCCCTTCCATCCGGGTGGTGGGCAGCCCCGAAGAGGCCTTCGAGGCCCGCCTCTGGATCAGTGCCCTCCCCACCCAGATCAGCCCCCGCATATGGGAAGGCCTTCTGGCGCGGACCCCGCGCCGGCCCGAGATCCTCATCCATGTCAGCAAGGGCATCCTGCAGGAGGGCCACCACCGGCTCTCGGAGGTGCTGGAGCCCATGATCGGTGTCCCAGTGGGGGTGCTCTCGGGACCGAGCTTTGCGGACGAAGTGGCCCTCGGCCACCCGGCGGCCATCGTGCTGGCCTTTCCCCCCACGGTGGAATCCAGCCGTGCCCTGCAACTCCAGACCCTCCTCTCCACGCCGCTGCTCCGGCTCTACCTGAGCTGGGACCGGGTCGGCGTGGAGCTCTGCGGGGCTCTCAAGAACGTTCTGGCCATCGCGGCCGGTCTGGTGGACTCCCTGGGCCTGGGCTTCAATGCCCGCGCCGCCCTCCTGACCCGCGGACTGGCGGAGATGAGCCGTCTGGTCGAGCGCCTGGGCGGTCGCTCTGAGACCGTGATGGGGCTGGCGGGCATGGGGGACCTCCTGCTGACCGCCACGGGACCCCAGAGCCGCAACCGGCGCTTCGGCGAGATGCTCGGCCAGGGGATCTCCCCTGATCAGGCCACCGACTCCATGGGGGAGCAGGTCGTGGAGGGGGCCTTCACCACCGAAGCGGCTCTGGCCCTGGCCGAGGATCTGGGTGTCGACCTGCCCATCACCCGGGAGGTCTCGCGCCTGATCCGGGGAGAGGATCCCAAGGAAGCCGTCGCGCGCCTGATGCGCCGTTCTCTCAAGACGGAGTGA
- the plsY gene encoding glycerol-3-phosphate 1-O-acyltransferase PlsY, with product MYTLSLQSFIAWCAGAFIAGSIPFGLILVKLAGKGDVRQQGSGNIGATNVMRAGGKSLGIATLILDAAKGFLPVFIARHSGVFPVPLAWIAFFAVAGHVFTPWLRFKGGKGVATALGVCLAYHALLPVPALVAFLVVVLLSGYVSLGSMVAALVLIPSALGLFGSRFSGIVALPEATARYLILAWVLIPGLVIRRHAANIQRLLSGTEGRLWGRKKAQAGEEQR from the coding sequence ATGTACACCCTCTCTCTGCAATCGTTCATCGCCTGGTGTGCAGGCGCCTTCATCGCGGGCAGCATCCCCTTCGGCCTCATCCTCGTGAAGCTGGCCGGGAAGGGGGATGTGCGGCAGCAGGGCTCCGGCAACATCGGCGCCACCAACGTCATGCGGGCCGGTGGCAAGTCCCTGGGCATCGCCACCCTGATCCTGGATGCCGCCAAGGGCTTCCTGCCGGTCTTCATCGCCCGGCACAGCGGGGTCTTCCCGGTGCCCCTCGCCTGGATCGCCTTCTTCGCCGTGGCGGGGCATGTCTTCACCCCCTGGCTCCGTTTCAAAGGAGGCAAGGGCGTCGCCACAGCCCTGGGGGTATGCCTGGCCTACCACGCCCTCCTGCCGGTACCGGCCCTGGTGGCCTTTCTGGTGGTGGTCCTCCTCAGCGGCTATGTGAGCCTCGGCAGCATGGTGGCGGCCCTGGTGCTGATCCCCTCGGCCCTCGGCCTCTTTGGGTCCCGCTTCTCCGGCATCGTGGCCCTGCCGGAGGCCACCGCGCGCTATCTCATCCTGGCCTGGGTGCTGATCCCGGGGCTGGTGATCCGCCGCCATGCTGCCAACATCCAGCGCCTGCTCTCCGGAACCGAAGGAAGGCTGTGGGGTCGGAAGAAGGCCCAGGCCGGGGAGGAACAGCGATGA
- a CDS encoding CinA family nicotinamide mononucleotide deamidase-related protein, with product MRIECIAVGTELLVTGRLDTNSVWISERLGRMGFAPHRKSVVGDDPGDLRALFTEAVHRSELVICTGGLGPTFDDLTKEIWAEVFGTPLAEDAQVRRDILDFHAARHRVPPESNFKQALVPVGASILRNPAGTAPGLLWESPAGFPGCRVVLLPGVPREMKEIWEGQVEPVLAPLAGAPVHTLRMVVGSVPESALDERTRMLRERHGDLSWTILAGLSHVELVAKGSDPGHLEQALGEFRELLGPDLVCAGEGSIESTVLECLRQRGETLALAESVTGGQIAAKLVAVPGASDVLLGGGVVYSPAAKYRLAAVPAELLAAHGTVAEATTRAMAEGIRASLGATWALATTGNAGPSGDRHGDAPVGTIHMAVAGPGGTCAITHVLPGFRGDVQARAASWALDFLRRQLI from the coding sequence ATGCGCATCGAATGCATCGCAGTGGGGACGGAGCTGCTCGTGACCGGGCGCCTGGACACGAACTCGGTCTGGATCTCGGAGCGGCTTGGGCGGATGGGCTTCGCCCCGCATCGGAAGAGCGTGGTGGGGGATGACCCCGGGGACCTGCGGGCGCTCTTCACCGAGGCCGTCCACCGCTCTGAACTCGTCATCTGCACCGGCGGCCTCGGCCCCACCTTCGATGACCTCACCAAGGAGATCTGGGCTGAGGTCTTCGGGACACCCCTGGCGGAGGATGCCCAGGTCCGGAGGGACATCCTGGACTTCCATGCCGCCCGGCACCGGGTGCCCCCGGAGAGCAACTTCAAGCAGGCCCTGGTGCCGGTGGGGGCCAGCATCCTCCGGAATCCGGCCGGCACCGCCCCCGGCCTTCTGTGGGAGTCGCCTGCGGGCTTCCCGGGGTGCCGCGTGGTGCTCCTCCCCGGGGTGCCCCGGGAGATGAAGGAGATCTGGGAGGGACAGGTGGAGCCGGTGCTGGCCCCTCTGGCCGGAGCACCGGTCCACACCCTGCGGATGGTGGTGGGCTCGGTGCCCGAGAGCGCCCTGGACGAACGGACCCGGATGCTCCGCGAGCGCCATGGCGACCTCTCCTGGACCATCCTTGCCGGACTCTCCCATGTGGAGCTGGTGGCGAAGGGGAGTGACCCCGGACACCTGGAGCAGGCTCTGGGTGAGTTCCGGGAGCTCCTGGGGCCTGATCTGGTCTGTGCTGGGGAGGGCAGCATCGAGAGCACGGTCCTGGAGTGCCTGAGGCAGCGCGGCGAGACCCTGGCCCTGGCGGAGAGCGTGACCGGCGGCCAGATCGCCGCCAAGCTCGTGGCTGTGCCCGGTGCCAGCGATGTCCTCCTGGGTGGGGGCGTGGTCTACTCTCCGGCGGCCAAGTACCGCTTGGCTGCGGTCCCTGCGGAGCTGCTGGCGGCCCATGGGACTGTGGCGGAGGCGACCACCCGGGCCATGGCCGAGGGCATACGGGCCTCCCTGGGGGCCACCTGGGCCCTGGCCACGACCGGGAATGCCGGTCCCTCCGGGGACCGCCACGGGGATGCGCCCGTGGGTACGATCCACATGGCGGTCGCCGGTCCAGGTGGAACCTGCGCCATCACCCACGTGCTCCCGGGTTTCCGGGGCGATGTCCAGGCCAGGGCCGCCTCCTGGGCCCTGGATTTCCTGCGCAGGCAGCTCATCTGA
- a CDS encoding serine/threonine-protein kinase, translating to MEETQNGPLTVGRYEIRKRLGSGAMGSVYLAEDPRIKRKLAIKVVRLDAIRSEADRQDFLMRFQREAEVSGLLNDPGIVTIYDVGDSEVGPFLAMEYVPGHPLDALLKSGEISQLDLTAKLRIAAGIASALDHAHAHGIIHRDVKPGNVILTEEGRPKLMDFGIAKREDASLTQTGTFLGTPAYASPEQIREGKSTFRSDIFSFGVLVFELLSGGLPFPGSSINTILYRIVNEAPAEVLPPVPGLAEGAWQKVFGRVLAKRPEERFDSCGAFVRALVDSVNGLAPEARLALLQGLRQIPPFQTGIQLDQPPPPSPQETTALPRSHRSLALPLGIGALVVILGAGFFAYRSRRGGLVTLVTHPAEARVIRDGKVLGTTPLGIKASQGDHFRIEHKGYEPMDYTFTKGGPTSLDLKALRTRERLQTDPPGALVVMDTVALPDPTPTTVEWDQGKRHELTFTRGDRGYSQLFLEGETPSGKVFALQPQAAAPPAPAEPVDNAQPASLVISAAYPFKARIDGRDTGELRSGSPLKLPAGSHRLEIASPKVFFRDIRTLTLKPGQTLQLPLPEVSSLTVSTFPAAGIIVIDGVATGVESDGSVPIPVTRGRHTVGIAGHPESQRVVEVAADLTVKFKL from the coding sequence ATGGAAGAGACCCAGAACGGCCCCCTGACGGTGGGACGCTATGAAATCAGGAAGCGGCTCGGCTCTGGCGCCATGGGCAGCGTCTATCTGGCCGAGGACCCCCGGATCAAGCGCAAGCTGGCCATCAAGGTCGTGCGCCTGGATGCCATCCGCAGCGAGGCCGACCGCCAGGACTTCCTGATGCGCTTCCAGCGCGAGGCCGAGGTCTCCGGGCTCCTCAATGATCCGGGGATCGTCACCATCTATGATGTGGGCGATAGCGAGGTGGGGCCATTCCTGGCCATGGAATACGTTCCGGGCCATCCCCTGGACGCCCTTCTCAAGTCAGGGGAGATCAGCCAGCTGGATCTCACGGCCAAACTGCGGATCGCCGCTGGCATCGCCTCGGCCCTGGATCATGCCCACGCCCATGGAATCATCCACCGGGATGTGAAGCCGGGCAATGTCATCCTCACCGAGGAGGGGCGCCCCAAGCTGATGGACTTCGGCATTGCCAAGCGCGAGGACGCGAGCCTGACCCAGACTGGCACCTTCCTGGGTACCCCGGCCTATGCCAGCCCCGAGCAGATCAGGGAGGGCAAGAGCACCTTCCGGTCCGATATCTTCAGCTTCGGAGTACTGGTCTTCGAGCTGCTCTCCGGCGGGCTCCCCTTCCCCGGCTCCTCCATCAATACCATTCTCTATCGCATCGTGAACGAGGCCCCGGCAGAGGTGCTCCCCCCGGTGCCGGGACTTGCGGAAGGCGCTTGGCAGAAGGTCTTCGGCAGGGTCCTCGCCAAGCGGCCCGAGGAGCGCTTCGACTCCTGCGGAGCCTTTGTGAGGGCCCTGGTGGACTCCGTCAACGGCCTGGCGCCCGAAGCCCGCCTTGCCCTCCTCCAAGGGCTGCGCCAGATTCCCCCGTTCCAGACCGGCATTCAGCTCGACCAGCCCCCTCCCCCCTCTCCCCAAGAAACGACGGCCCTGCCCCGGTCCCATCGCTCCCTCGCCCTTCCCCTCGGCATCGGTGCCCTGGTGGTGATCCTGGGGGCGGGATTCTTCGCCTACCGAAGCCGCAGGGGAGGCCTGGTCACCCTGGTGACCCACCCAGCCGAAGCCCGGGTCATCCGGGACGGAAAGGTGCTGGGCACCACGCCCCTGGGCATCAAGGCCTCCCAGGGGGACCACTTCCGGATTGAGCACAAGGGCTACGAGCCCATGGACTACACCTTCACCAAAGGCGGTCCCACCAGCCTGGACCTCAAGGCGCTCCGGACCCGGGAGCGCCTCCAGACCGACCCACCGGGCGCCCTGGTCGTCATGGACACGGTCGCCCTGCCGGACCCCACCCCCACCACCGTGGAGTGGGACCAGGGCAAGCGCCATGAGCTCACCTTCACCCGGGGGGATCGGGGCTATTCCCAGCTGTTCCTGGAGGGCGAGACCCCCAGCGGAAAGGTCTTCGCACTTCAGCCCCAGGCTGCGGCACCCCCCGCCCCGGCCGAGCCCGTCGATAACGCCCAGCCAGCCAGTCTTGTGATCTCCGCCGCCTACCCTTTCAAAGCCAGGATCGACGGAAGGGATACAGGCGAACTGCGCTCGGGTTCCCCGCTCAAACTCCCCGCAGGCTCTCATCGGCTCGAGATCGCCAGCCCCAAGGTCTTCTTCCGGGATATCCGGACCCTCACCCTGAAGCCTGGCCAGACCCTTCAGCTGCCGCTGCCCGAAGTCTCCTCCCTGACCGTCTCCACCTTCCCGGCTGCCGGCATCATCGTCATCGACGGCGTGGCGACCGGCGTGGAGAGCGATGGTTCGGTTCCCATACCTGTCACCCGGGGGAGACACACCGTGGGCATTGCGGGACATCCTGAGAGCCAGCGGGTGGTCGAGGTCGCCGCAGACCTCACGGTGAAGTTCAAGCTGTAG
- a CDS encoding ATP-binding cassette domain-containing protein — MSLELRSGECVVLLGPSGAGKSLLLTAVLGLLPPGVECGSGEVRWRGGGRRPEWDACAWLPQDPMLALVGSLTLRDHLRLMGGLDRRGRVTGRAGSLLEGLLLSSSDGFLGCVPRALSGGEAQRFGLVLALLGSPELLLLDEPTASLDPAASDALLGLLRAEHQCRGMGWLLSTQDLELAQQGTDRVMVLSGGQVVEVLRPPLLRSRLLTPCARQLVEAAEGPPGEAPLLV, encoded by the coding sequence TTGAGTCTTGAGCTGCGTTCCGGTGAGTGTGTCGTCCTCTTGGGGCCCTCGGGTGCGGGCAAGAGCCTCTTGCTGACGGCTGTTCTGGGACTCCTGCCCCCCGGAGTGGAATGCGGCTCCGGCGAGGTCCGCTGGAGGGGGGGGGGTCGGAGGCCTGAGTGGGACGCCTGTGCCTGGCTTCCCCAGGATCCGATGCTGGCCCTGGTGGGCAGCCTGACGCTCCGGGACCACCTCCGGTTGATGGGCGGCTTGGATCGGAGGGGGCGTGTGACGGGGCGGGCAGGCTCCCTGTTGGAGGGGCTGCTCCTGTCCTCATCCGACGGATTTCTGGGGTGTGTTCCGCGGGCCTTGAGCGGCGGAGAAGCCCAGCGTTTCGGGCTCGTCCTCGCTCTGCTGGGTTCCCCGGAGCTTCTGCTGCTGGATGAGCCCACGGCCTCCTTGGATCCTGCGGCTTCAGACGCCCTGCTGGGCCTCCTCCGGGCCGAGCATCAGTGCCGTGGCATGGGCTGGTTGCTGTCGACCCAGGACCTGGAGCTGGCTCAGCAGGGGACCGACCGGGTCATGGTGCTGAGTGGTGGACAGGTGGTGGAAGTGCTCCGTCCTCCCCTGCTCAGGTCTCGGCTCCTCACTCCCTGTGCCCGCCAGCTGGTCGAGGCTGCCGAGGGCCCTCCAGGAGAGGCTCCGCTGCTGGTGTGA
- a CDS encoding YdcH family protein, which produces MDLQPDVQERLMKEHFEFRKLMEEHRAADERLHYLQNKIRLTARESIEEVELKKAKLRAKERIYHIVDEFNKTRGQ; this is translated from the coding sequence ATGGATCTTCAGCCTGACGTGCAAGAGCGCCTGATGAAGGAACACTTCGAGTTCCGCAAGCTCATGGAAGAGCACCGGGCCGCCGATGAGCGGCTCCACTACCTCCAGAACAAGATTCGCCTGACTGCGCGCGAATCCATTGAGGAGGTGGAACTCAAGAAGGCGAAACTGCGTGCCAAGGAGCGCATCTACCACATCGTTGACGAGTTCAACAAGACCCGCGGGCAGTAG
- a CDS encoding glucose 1-dehydrogenase — translation MHELNPETIKNLFRLDGKVAIVTGGAGSLGETIAEALAAYGADIVVTGRTLATLQAAVEKVEKYGRKCLPVVCDVTKEEQVEALVTEVKAKCGRIDILFNVAGIAKRYPAEDFPVADFRQVIDINVTGTFLACKHVGKVFKEQGYGKIVNISSVRAFAGHPGGYAAYGASKAAVDLLTKQLATEWAKFNINVNAIAPTIFWTPLTQQVLEDEKLKKIFLDRIPMGRAAVPEDMVGASVYLAAPASNFITGQAIYVDGGCVAG, via the coding sequence ATGCATGAACTGAACCCCGAAACCATCAAGAACCTCTTCCGTCTGGACGGCAAGGTCGCCATCGTCACCGGTGGCGCCGGCTCCCTGGGTGAGACCATCGCCGAGGCCCTGGCTGCCTACGGTGCCGACATCGTCGTCACCGGCCGCACCCTGGCCACCCTCCAGGCCGCCGTGGAAAAGGTCGAGAAGTACGGCCGCAAGTGCCTCCCCGTCGTCTGCGACGTGACCAAGGAAGAGCAGGTCGAGGCTCTGGTCACCGAGGTCAAGGCCAAGTGCGGTCGCATCGACATCCTCTTCAACGTGGCCGGCATCGCCAAGCGCTACCCCGCTGAGGACTTCCCCGTCGCCGACTTCCGCCAGGTGATCGACATCAACGTCACCGGCACCTTCCTCGCCTGCAAGCACGTGGGCAAGGTCTTCAAGGAGCAGGGCTACGGCAAGATCGTCAACATCTCCTCCGTTCGCGCCTTCGCCGGCCACCCCGGTGGCTACGCCGCCTACGGTGCCTCCAAGGCCGCCGTTGACCTCCTGACCAAGCAGCTGGCCACCGAATGGGCCAAGTTCAACATCAACGTCAACGCCATCGCCCCCACCATCTTCTGGACCCCCCTGACCCAGCAGGTGCTCGAGGACGAGAAGCTCAAGAAGATCTTCCTCGATCGCATCCCCATGGGCCGTGCTGCCGTCCCCGAGGACATGGTCGGCGCCTCCGTCTACCTGGCCGCCCCTGCCTCCAACTTCATCACCGGCCAGGCCATCTACGTCGATGGTGGTTGCGTCGCCGGCTGA